In Lactuca sativa cultivar Salinas chromosome 5, Lsat_Salinas_v11, whole genome shotgun sequence, the DNA window TGGAGAAAGGTGCTTGGTTGGCTGATCGATCACGACGACTGAGGATTCTATTTTCCCCTCAAAACCTAATTAACAATTTCTAGCAATAAAAAGGAATACGATTTATTTTTAGATATAATGtgtaaagggtattttggtaaatctatatgtattttttacttctaaatatatttgttgatattaaattaatttatatctctttaaattataaaaatggatATAAACGTGAGTTTACTAGGTTAACAAGGATATATATGtaattatgaattttgaaagGATATAAACGTAATTCTTAATGTTTGTAAGGACGTATGTGAAATTTTCCCTAATATTTATTagtaatatattaaataattaataatataatacCAGGTTGGTTCTTGGGTCTGAGTCGGTTCCTTACAGTTTTAAACCTATTGGGTCGGTTTTTAATGTGTAAACCGAATCTAaagtaaaaattttaattttgaaatatctaAACCCAAAACTGACGACTTGGGTTCGGTTTCGATTTTATCAGTATTTTGGATTTCGGTTTCCGTTTTGCTCAACCTATAATTTATGTAATTCTGtctaaattatataaataaatagttaAAAGCAGAATAATGAAAGATAAGATAATTTTGTTTATGTATGTTTGAAACAAAGCACGTAAGTCGTAACATATTAAATTATAAATAACCATCCGAATCAATCTTCCTATTCtaatctaataaatgaataagtttATTCTTCTATTGACAAATGTCACAATATTAGAAattttcattaatattatatgtcgCCTATCATGCCACATTAACCTATTAATTctcaatttaaaatttaaaattttcccctctagttatattaaattaataattgattcttcattttaatttcaatttttaaattttacattctaattatattaaactaataatattataataaaaaataaaataaaataattatatattataaagtgatataattttatatatttatttaaatcaatgattataattttagataactaaaaaatatcttttagttaataatttatttaaaataatgtaTTTGAAATAATtagttaataattttaaatttttactatgaaaatttaaatattttatatcttTCGACGATTATAAATAAACTAGGAATAAAtaaatgacaaaattgcaaaaatggtccctgtggtatgcaattttttggggttttaggcCAAACCTCGACTTTTTTTTATTGgtagtccttttgagctagtttgtttgcatttttggtccctgcccaaactaaaaagactattatacccttaatgattttatttttcatttttctttcactttttaataatattattattaaatataaaagtggGCCTATTGATCcaccccacctctctctctctctctctctctctcgaattGGGGTCAGAAGGACAAAACCCACCAAATGGTCTTCCTACCTCTTTCTCTCTTCCATAGATTTCGATGAGAGCTCTGATCAACGACCCAAAATGACAATGTCAACTTCCTTCCCATCGATTTCTTCTCCTTTTTTCTCGGTCTTCTCCATAACGTTGGTCTCTGTATCTCTCGAGTGTTTGCTCGATACCTTCGGTCACCGGAGATGGTGACTGGAAATCTTTGAGTTTCTCTTTCAAATCTACCTATCAAATCCTCTATTTCTCAGTTCTTTCTTTCTCCTCGAATCCCCTTCTCCAGCTCTTCATTACTATAGAGATTTAAGGCCAAGGTAAAAGGTATTTTAGGTTAAGGATCACATGACTTTTGTTGATCTCTCGAACCAGATAACCCACTTCTTCTCTCTTCTCTGTTATCGTCCTCAACCCCCTAAACCCACTGTATTCTTCATTCGTCAGAGTAATGGAATCAAGGGTTTTTAATGCACGATCCATCAGCTTCTTTTGTTTCATCTCTTGTAAATTGATCTCTGTGTTATTATTACATCTGTAGAGGTGAGTTTAATCAACAAGAAAGCTTAATCTGAGAGAGCTAGAAGAGATCGAGAGGAAGAAAGAGGGTATGAAcgaaggagaaagagagagacctCTAGAGAAAGAAGAACACGAAGCCATCGTCGTGCCTACCAATCTGTCATGGCCTGCAATAGCGCCAATGGCGGCAGTGGAAAAGATGGTGATGGCACAGGGTTGGGCGGCAATCGGAGGTCCTTCGGTGGTTCAACAACAATCGTATTTTCCTTTTTAATTTTGGGTTGAAGGTACTGTGAATGGAAGAAAgaaaaatagagagagagagagagaggtgggtccaaattaattatttattttctttttcatttaaattaaatagaaaaaaattaaaaaaaaatatcagaATGACATTATAGTCATTTTAATTTTACGAGGGACCAAATCTACGTACAAACATGACCAAAagaaccaccaatccaaaaagATCGTGGTTTAaactaaaaactcaaaaaaaaaaaaaaaaaaaaaaaaaaaaaaaaaacataccgcAGTACAATTTTTGCAGTTTTGGctaaataaataagtaaacaaTCAAACCCATAAACATTCTTGTAAATCGCTCGAACAATTTTTTTCTTTATGGTTTCAACCATTCCCAATCCTACACGTTACTTTCTTTTACAGTGGCGACTGCATTGGATGAAAACGCTAACATCAGTCATCAGGGTCCTTTTTCAAGCACAACTCTGTTCGTTCTCTCAAATCACCCGCCGGAACCCCTACCTGCTACATAGCCGTCACTGCAATACCCTAAATTTCTCCATCGCTGTACTAATGGAGTTCAGATTGCCAGGATTCAATGCGCAGCTGCAGCACAATCAAGTCTATTCTATGCCTTCGTCAAACTAAACCAATTTCTCCAACAACGCTATTGAAGGTACGCGATTACTGATCATATTCTTTCGATTGACTACATAACCCTGCAAAACAAAGAGGCTTATTCAATTTGGTTTCTCTATTTATGATTTCAGCGATTGTAGCGGAAGTTTGCATGGTGTTTTTTCATGTGTTGTTCACTTCTTACATAAATCCTGATTCGTATGATTTTCCAGGACCGGTGGATATAAGAGAAACGATTCAGCGCGAACTTGAGAAGGAGATGATACGCGAGAAGATAATAGCGGAGGAAGTGGAGCGTTTTCACGTTTTGGAAGCAGAAGTGAGGAGAGAATTGATGATTGGACGAGAGATGATGGCAATGAAGCGCCGCAGTGGATATCCATCATCGTCGTTTATGCTAAGGTCTGATCAGCCTGGTGAAGTTAAGGAGATCACTACCTCACTCCCAAAAGTTGCTAAGGTGAGTATCCTTATTCTTTGATGAATCTGTACTGTATATAAGTATATTCCATTTCTATTGTCAATTTACTGATTTTGAACCAGTTTGCTGTAATTCTTTATCCTGTTAAATAGTTTTAAACAGATTAGTTTACTTCCATATAAGGTACTAATATGTATTCATATTCATAGTTTCGTTTATGCATTAACGAACTAAATTCCATAGTTAACCATGTTATAGGCTCTTTAAGATCTGCACAAATGCTTAAACTTGTTAAGATAACCTAGAAGTTTTGAGCTTTTTGTCTAATTATGTTCAAGAATCAACATCAAAATTAAGTTTAAGATAACCTTTTTTAATAGCTCAATCCAGGTTTTCGAAGACGAAAATGGAGTGGAAACAAGTCTTTAAAATGGTGTAGATTGAACTACTATATTATCTTAAAAACATATAATCTCAAAATCAGTATAGTTATAGGATCAGTATTTACACATTTTGAAGACGTGAATGGTGTTCTATCAACTTCACATTTAAGTAAATATAATTCTTGTTGGCAgttaattcatttttaaaagTCAGTTATATTTAATAAGACGAGGTAAATCTACTATATAACGCCAATCAAATAAGAATATTTTCTTTTGGTAGTTGACTATTTCATAAAGATGCATGAAATCCGGTTCCCGAAATTGATCAACCATCTTAATAAATTGTTAATAAAAAGGGGTATTCATGCATTTAGATCCAAAGTGGTTGTTAAGAACGGGGATTTTTCCTATAATCGTTTTATGTTTTGCAAAAATATGATTATAAGATTGGATCGGAATTGGAATCGAAAGATGATAACAAAATGTATTAGTCTCTAAATTTGTTTGCAAGGTCTTGTTTGTGTGGTGCATACCATCTTAAGCTGGAAATGCAAATCTTAACAATAATATAATCTACTTTAActtcttaataattaatcataataTTTGTAAATGCAAATCTTAACAATTAAGATGAAACCATCTTAAGCTGGAAAAAAACAAGATCATCATGATTATCATGATTATGTGCAACTTATATGCAACATATCACAAAGGGACTAACTACGTGTCACGATGTCCTATTTAATTCGAGATGAATAGATAAATTTGTGATGTTCTATGAGGCTTCCTATGAAGTGCAATGCTAATTTCGAACTGAATTGTCAGGTTTTTTGGGCTCGAGTTCAAGTCGAATTTTGTAGactattcattgaactttttagcgGAAATGACAATTTTTTAGGGCTTAGAAGACTAAAGACTCAACCATAGAATAAAGACTAAAAATATGAGACTAGATAAAGGTACAATATATTCTTATAGAGAAATCTGCAAATTTGGTCCATCTATTTctgttaaaaaaaattgttgttatgTCTCATGATTTATTAGAAATTTCCTACTATGTATCCCGTGTTCTCTACAAttgaaagccatgtaaacctaGCTAGCAacataaaaaacatatttatgtttataaaaacgtatttatataatgtttagttaaacttttttttttatataattacgTTCATTCtgcatgaatatatatatatatatatatatatatatatatatatatatatatatatatatatatatatattaagaaaaacataattagggtaaaatataaattatttgtaAACTCAATGGTTTTTCTATTTTGCAAATTTGATTTCATGGTAATTTGGAAACTTGTTATTACATGTAACAtgagaaaaaatgaaaaataaataaaataaaataacttgGCAAACTTATAGTATTAACGAACATGAAGTTGTCACATAGATAAAACCGGCAAAAAAATTTACCAATCTTAAGGATTATAATGTTAAAAGCCTGTAATTAAAAATGGTCGTTATACGTAGGGATCATGTCCTTTTATTAAGTATTAACTTAAGATTTcacttaaaaaataaaataaatataataaagtatataaaattcaaaacttcaattttttttataagtaaTTTATTGCAAGGATGGTTTCTAATATTATGTTGGAGGAACTGGCTTATAAGCTAACTTATCAATAAATTATCTCAAAATAGTTTATAAATAAATTAACTTCTAATCTGCTTTATAAAATAAGATAAGCTGCTTTTATGAGTTTACCAAATGTTAAATTACAATAAGCTATCATATAGGTTCGTTGATAAACTAGCttatttttgttaaatatatCTTAAGTTTGAAAAACCTTGTAAGAAAAGTCCTTATGTCTAACTCTCTTGGTTAAGTTCTATAAAGTGTGAACCCTTTCTATTGAAATAACAAATATAACCCTATGAATATCTCACCTTATCGTGGCCCAAACCATTGTTCTTCGTCCCTGTTAAATCAATACCACGCCTTTATTCTTTATCAGACTTTTGTTGCATGTTCTTCATCAAATCGTTGTCGCCCATGGAAAACATCAGGGTCGGTATATTGGATGCATAACACATTATCTAGTACCGAACCCTTATCATGGACGATGATTTTGCGCCCATCTAAGAGGTTGTCTCCGTCGTGCACATCCAAATTGTTCCTCCTTAGATTGTGGTAGATGAATATTCAAATTCCAACATTGTTGATGCCTACCAAGTGGATAGGTTGTGGGTGAGGAAGAtgcttaagaaaaaaaaaatcaattatgcATTGTTCTTTTTGGTATCCAAAGGAAGAATTATTTTTcccatttaaaacagttaaaggtTCCTCGAGACTCAAGATTGGGTTGATGGTGTATGGGTGTATGCAAAAAATAGGGTACCTTAAATTCTTGGACATGTGTGTTTAGTTTGTTTAGGGCTTAGATtctataatgttttttttaagtattttatgtTTGAATATGTGTTTGTTGATGTATTACGTGTAATGCTTAGATTCCTAAACCTGTTACAGTTTACAACTTTGTTATTGGACATGTTACTATAAATTTCAATGTGTTTTTATTAATGTGTTATTTTCTCATGGACCCGTTTCAGTTTTTTCCCATTTGATAGCTTTGTTGGTTTCACTTGCTTTGGTGATTTTGGTCTTGAATCTGTTACAAGTTTGCATCTCGTTGGATTGCTTTGTTGGTTTCAATTCCTTAGGTGATTTTCATTCTAAGAATTTTAGTCATCGACATGGttgatgtgttctaatgcaaaTATAATATGATACCATGATATTGAGGTTCACTGAGATCATGATGCTAAGGTAGATTGGAAGagataaaaattataattttcagTATACCCACATTGAATTGTTGATTGCATCACTGTCACCTTCAACTACATACACATGCATATATCATGCTTCTAACACTTTTAATTGTAGTGATCAAGTGACAAACATCACTATAGAATAGAACTTTTCAcaaaatttaaataatcaaatacaCATGCACAAGGTTTTATGATGTTGAAAAGACAAACTGATATTCTATAAATCCGTTTTTTGTTCACAAaattaaatttcttaaaaattTGCTTCGTATTTCTTAACTAAAGATCTAACATATCTTGGTGATCATCAACATTCTCCCACTTTCCACAGGTACAAGCGCCAACAAAAAAACTAACTATAACATATAGTTTTTTTATAGtaaaaataagattgaaataccGACTACAGCTCCCACTTTCCTAATGTAGataaaaacattttttataaaaactgtatgcactttttttaatcaaaatgtaAACAATCATAGTTAAAATTTCAGAAATAACAATCAAAATATCaggtttttaaagaaaaaaaatccaattCTTAGTTTTCTGTATGAGAAATCATAATTTTTCGAAAGAAGAAACAGCAAATGGCTAAATGCCCTCTTACGATTTTGGTTAGTGCAAATggcaaaaattaaataaataattgtaAAACTACCGAAATGGCATACTAGAAGATATCGTATGATTTCATTGGTTATTTGgttactttttaaaaaaaaaattatttttcttaaACAAACATTgggttattttttaaatttttgttatttgggttatttttGCTTTTAACATCTCTaccaataaaaaaaaaacaaattttttctcTATCGTTTCAACCATTCACAATCCTACACAAAACATCAGCGTCCTTTTTTTGCTTCTGAATTACTGAATATACCCGGTGCAACCACGCACCTCTGTTCGTCCTCTCAAATCACCCACCGGAGCCCACACCTGCTACATAGCCGTcactgaaaaccctaaaattctcCATCGCTGTACTAATGGAGTTCAGATTGCCAGGATTCAATGCGCAGCTGCAGCAAAATCAAGTCCATTCCATGCCGTCGTCAAGCTACACTAGCTTCTCCAACAATGCTATGAAAGGTACCCGATTACTGATCATATTCTTTCGATTGACCATTTATGGTGATGTTTTTAATGATTTCAGCTTATTCTAGTTGCAATATGGCATGATCTATTGATTTTATGTTGCTTTACCTTCTACCTAAATCCGTGAGTTGTTTGATTTTTCCAGGAGGACCAGTGGATATTCAGAGAGAGGCAATTCAGCGTGAACTTGAGAAGGAGATGATACGGGAGAAGATAATAGCGGAGGAAGTGGAGCGTTTTCGCGTTTTGCAAGCAGAAGTGAGGAGGAGAGAGTTGATGATGGGAGGTGGAGAGCTGATGGCAATGAAGGGCGATAATGGATTTCCATCGTCGTTTATGGTAGGGTCTCATTTTGATTGTATTTAAAATGTTTAACACCATTGATGGCTGTTATGAACCCTAGctattgttttctttgtgaagtAATAAAGTTTATCTGAATTTCTTATTGCAGCCTGGAACTTACtggaaaccaccaccaccaccaccatcaccaccactccaCCACCATCATTACCAGCTTCTGACCAGTTTCAGAAACGAAGATTGAGGtaagaaaaggaaaaggaaaaacaaTTTGAAAAACCTCTTCTTGATTTCAATTTTGGATCTTATCATTGTTTGGAAACTAGTCATTTCATACTCTATAGTATAGATTGAACTATTATATTGTCGTTAAAACATAGTATAATCTCAAAATGAGCGGTGGGTGTTGAAACACATTTGAAAACTTCAATGGTGTTCTATCAAAAACTTCATATTTAAGCAAAGCAAGTCTACTTAATGATGAAATACATCTTATGTTTGTTTGCACTTTGCAGTTAATAATAATCAGTTATGTTTAGTATTTATCAAGGCAATGAGGTTAATCTAAAATGTAACTTCTATCaaataaaaatagcttctttcaTTAGTTGACTATTCTTGTAAGATGAAATCAAATCCGGTTCCCATACTTTCTTGATCCATATTGTAGATTACTAGATTGTATCTTGGCTGGATGAAGCGGGCAATAATTGATCATCCttctcaataaaataaaaaacttaggTATTTGATATTCATATTATTCAAAACTTATCTTTATATGTAAAATATAAGTAATGGACTAATTGTAAAACTTCACATGTCATAGTGATGGACGAATTGTAATTACTAATGACAACTAATTTCCATACACAATTTAAGTACAATAAATATATTTTGAGAAATTTACAAATTTAGCCAAAAatgttaattaattttaaaaaaataactaaaaattagTAATTTTCGGAAAATGTCTAAGGCAGGTTTGTTTCTCAACGGGCCTAAAATAATTGAATCTTTGATAAAATttagtaataatatgatattaatataacacttttaaaaacttgatatatttgataaaattcactaataatatgatttatattttttaatatatatattttatactcACGTCTCGAAAAACGTCATTACTCGTCAAGGCTTATTATAGCTTAGCTTTGACCTTGCCGCTAACCCCACATCTCATGTTATTTATTACTTTTAAAAATAGCCACTCATTTCACCGTGATTGGTCACACATGCGGAATCTTACCTTTAAGTATGTTGAGCTGCGAATTATGTCCAATAACAGCCAGCCCAGGGGCCTGAAGTATAAATACATTAATTTTTTTAGGAATACTCTCATTTTCTAATTTCAGCTTACAAAAAATTCTCTCAACCTCTATAACGGCTGAAGATATGCATTTTTCGAAAACTCTATAAGATTTCTACTTATTTAGTGTTTGAatcatgttttattaaattttatacaTCTAGGATatgtttatttatgatttatttgcaaaaaacaaaacaaaaatatatgAAATCTAATGAGAAATCTCATCTAAAGGGTATGAGAGAGCAAATCGCATATGAAGGATAGCAAACAGCAGATATATGTTTGGTTTTGAGATCATTTTGCATTGGAGTGTAATGTATAAGTATCTGATGCATCATTATCTGTACATTCACATATATGTGTAGATGAGAACGTAGAAGCTAATGATGTACAAGTTGTGCATCAAGGACTTGTACTTTCATAGTCAAACTTAAGTAaatttttggaaa includes these proteins:
- the LOC111878165 gene encoding uncharacterized protein LOC111878165, which produces MEFRLPGFNAQLQQNQVHSMPSSSYTSFSNNAMKGGPVDIQREAIQRELEKEMIREKIIAEEVERFRVLQAEVRRRELMMGGGELMAMKGDNGFPSSFMPGTYWKPPPPPPSPPLHHHHYQLLTSFRNED